In Flavobacterium gelatinilyticum, a genomic segment contains:
- a CDS encoding DNA translocase FtsK — MAKSKKETVDKKTESKAAGIKSWKMSKQQKFVLGCLLILFSIALLVAFISFYVNGQWQTDQSAVSQLGDREEVVQNWLGKFGAYLADLIVYRGFGIASFIFVRLFFLTGLFLALELTTQKLKNTWFWDIFAIIVVSVLFGFFATSAPELGGTIGYELNYFLQDYIGKTGTLLTLLFGLIVYLIFKINVSPEKIQSYFDSTKKEFKSELNSIKPVQQQQSSEPESAYNLEEFAIEEDPELDNIHLKTEDTQFEINKEALKPTISHSSEIELNPILKPIVPPSKQITATPDEAFVIERAEEEDIIEENLASRLVADFGLFDPTLDLSNYKFPTIDLLKEYSTGGITINQEELEENKNKIVDTLRNYKIEIAQIKATVGPSVTLYEIVPEAGIRISKIKSLEDDIALSLSALGIRIIAPIPGKGTIGIEVPNKNPTMVSMKSVIGAAKFQEAEMELPIALGKTISNETFVVDLAKMPHLLMAGATGQGKSVGLNAVLTSLLYKKHPAEVKFVLVDPKKVELTLFNKIERHYLAKLPDTEDAIITDNAKVVNTLNSLCTEMDNRYSLLKDAMVRNIKEYNEKFKSRKLNPEAGHRFLPYIVLVVDEFADLIMTAGKEVEIPIARLAQLARAIGIHLIIATQRPSVNVITGLIKANFPARIAFRVTSKIDSRTILDTQGADQLIGRGDLLYTNGNDVVRVQCAFIDTPEVEKITDFIGGQKAYATAYLLPEFVGEETGINLDVDISERDALFREAAEIIVNAQQGSASLLQRKLKLGYNRAGRLIDQLEAAGIVGPFEGSKARSVNILDLSALDQFFNNEQN, encoded by the coding sequence ATGGCAAAAAGTAAAAAAGAAACTGTAGACAAAAAAACCGAATCAAAAGCAGCAGGAATAAAATCCTGGAAAATGAGCAAACAGCAAAAATTTGTTCTGGGATGCCTTTTGATACTCTTTTCTATTGCACTATTAGTTGCATTTATTTCTTTTTATGTGAACGGGCAATGGCAGACAGATCAAAGTGCTGTGAGCCAGCTTGGAGATCGTGAAGAAGTAGTACAAAACTGGCTCGGAAAATTCGGGGCTTATCTGGCCGATTTAATTGTTTACAGAGGTTTTGGGATCGCTTCTTTTATTTTCGTCCGTTTATTTTTCCTTACCGGATTATTTCTGGCATTGGAACTTACAACCCAAAAACTAAAAAACACCTGGTTTTGGGATATTTTCGCCATTATAGTAGTATCTGTTCTGTTTGGTTTTTTCGCAACCTCTGCTCCCGAATTAGGAGGAACTATTGGTTACGAACTAAACTATTTCCTTCAGGATTATATTGGTAAAACCGGAACATTGCTAACTCTCCTTTTCGGTTTAATTGTTTATTTAATTTTCAAAATAAATGTATCTCCGGAAAAAATCCAGTCCTATTTTGATTCTACTAAAAAAGAATTCAAATCGGAATTAAATTCAATTAAACCTGTACAGCAGCAACAGTCGTCAGAACCTGAAAGCGCTTATAATTTAGAAGAATTTGCCATCGAAGAAGATCCCGAATTAGATAATATTCATCTTAAAACAGAAGATACACAATTCGAAATCAACAAAGAGGCTTTAAAACCAACTATTTCACATTCTTCCGAAATTGAACTAAACCCGATCTTAAAACCTATTGTTCCGCCGTCTAAGCAGATTACCGCAACTCCGGACGAAGCATTTGTAATCGAAAGAGCCGAGGAAGAAGACATTATCGAAGAAAACCTGGCCTCACGCCTTGTTGCTGATTTTGGCTTATTTGACCCAACTTTGGATTTATCAAATTATAAATTCCCAACCATTGATTTATTAAAAGAATATTCAACTGGCGGCATTACCATTAATCAGGAAGAATTAGAAGAAAATAAAAATAAAATTGTAGATACACTTCGTAACTACAAAATTGAAATTGCACAGATTAAAGCAACCGTTGGACCATCGGTAACTTTATACGAAATTGTTCCGGAAGCAGGAATCCGTATTTCTAAAATTAAAAGTTTAGAAGATGATATCGCTTTATCATTATCTGCTCTGGGAATTCGTATTATAGCTCCAATTCCGGGTAAGGGAACAATTGGTATTGAGGTTCCTAACAAGAACCCTACTATGGTTTCTATGAAAAGTGTTATTGGAGCTGCAAAGTTCCAGGAAGCCGAAATGGAACTGCCAATCGCTTTAGGAAAAACAATTTCAAATGAAACTTTTGTAGTCGATTTAGCCAAAATGCCTCACTTACTAATGGCAGGTGCTACAGGACAGGGAAAATCGGTTGGATTAAATGCGGTTTTGACTTCTCTTTTATACAAAAAACATCCTGCCGAAGTAAAATTTGTACTGGTTGACCCGAAAAAAGTGGAGCTTACGCTTTTTAATAAAATTGAAAGACATTATTTAGCCAAGCTTCCTGATACAGAAGATGCCATTATTACCGATAATGCAAAAGTAGTAAACACTTTAAATTCACTTTGTACCGAAATGGACAACCGTTATTCTTTATTAAAAGATGCTATGGTTCGTAACATTAAGGAATACAACGAAAAATTTAAATCAAGAAAATTAAACCCAGAAGCGGGCCACCGATTTTTACCTTACATTGTTCTGGTTGTCGATGAGTTTGCCGATTTAATTATGACTGCCGGAAAAGAAGTCGAAATCCCGATTGCACGTCTGGCTCAATTAGCCCGTGCTATTGGTATTCACTTGATTATTGCAACACAAAGACCTTCTGTAAACGTTATTACCGGTCTAATTAAAGCAAACTTCCCTGCCAGAATTGCATTTAGAGTAACTTCAAAAATTGACTCCAGAACCATTTTGGACACACAAGGAGCCGATCAGTTGATTGGACGAGGGGATTTACTTTATACAAACGGAAATGACGTAGTTCGTGTACAATGTGCCTTTATAGACACTCCTGAGGTAGAAAAAATTACCGATTTTATTGGCGGGCAAAAGGCTTATGCAACCGCTTATTTGCTTCCTGAGTTCGTTGGAGAAGAAACTGGCATCAATCTTGATGTGGATATTTCTGAAAGAGATGCCTTATTTAGAGAAGCTGCCGAGATTATTGTTAACGCACAGCAAGGTTCTGCT
- the tpx gene encoding thiol peroxidase, whose amino-acid sequence MASITLGGNPVHTSGELPAVGSQLADFKLVQNDLSVASLSTFAGKKLVLNIFPSVDTGTCATSVRTFNASASGLENTTVLCISRDLPFAQKRFCGAEGLENVVNLSDFQDGAFGKANGLEIVDGPLAGLHSRAIIVVDADGKIVHTEQVAEIANEPNYEAALAAL is encoded by the coding sequence ATGGCATCTATCACATTAGGAGGAAATCCTGTTCATACATCAGGCGAATTGCCGGCAGTTGGATCACAATTAGCTGACTTCAAACTAGTACAAAACGATTTATCTGTTGCTTCATTAAGCACTTTCGCTGGCAAAAAGTTAGTTTTAAACATCTTCCCAAGTGTTGATACAGGAACTTGCGCAACATCTGTTAGAACTTTCAATGCAAGTGCAAGCGGATTAGAAAATACAACTGTTTTATGTATTTCCAGAGATTTACCTTTTGCCCAAAAACGTTTTTGCGGTGCTGAAGGTTTAGAAAATGTAGTAAACTTATCTGATTTTCAGGATGGTGCTTTTGGAAAAGCAAACGGTTTAGAAATCGTTGACGGACCATTGGCTGGTTTACATTCAAGAGCAATCATTGTTGTTGATGCTGATGGAAAAATCGTTCACACAGAACAAGTTGCCGAAATTGCAAACGAACCAAATTACGAAGCAGCTTTAGCAGCACTTTAA
- a CDS encoding peroxiredoxin, with the protein MSLVGKKFPSIAVDAISEMGDNLKINIFEEAVNNNKKVLLFWYPKDFTFVCPTELHAFQAALPEFEKRNTIVIGASCDTNEVHFAWLNTPKNNGGIEGVTYPILADTNRNLANILGILDIESTSYSEDTDSVIIEGSNVTYRATYLIDETGKIFHESVNDMPLGRNVSEYLRMVDAYTHIQTKGEVCPANWEAGKEAMTADRNSTAEYLSAN; encoded by the coding sequence ATGTCTTTAGTAGGAAAAAAATTCCCAAGTATTGCAGTAGATGCTATCTCAGAAATGGGTGACAACTTAAAAATCAACATTTTTGAAGAAGCAGTAAACAACAATAAAAAAGTACTTTTATTTTGGTACCCAAAAGATTTTACTTTTGTATGTCCAACAGAATTACACGCCTTTCAAGCTGCATTACCAGAATTCGAAAAAAGAAATACTATCGTAATTGGTGCTTCTTGCGATACTAACGAAGTTCACTTTGCCTGGTTGAATACTCCAAAAAACAATGGTGGTATCGAAGGTGTTACTTATCCAATCTTAGCAGATACAAACCGTAACTTAGCTAACATTTTAGGTATTCTTGATATCGAATCTACAAGCTACAGCGAAGATACAGATTCAGTTATCATTGAAGGTTCAAACGTAACTTACAGAGCTACTTACCTAATTGATGAAACTGGAAAAATTTTCCACGAAAGTGTTAACGATATGCCATTAGGACGTAACGTAAGCGAATATTTAAGAATGGTTGATGCTTACACTCACATCCAGACTAAAGGTGAAGTTTGTCCTGCAAACTGGGAAGCTGGTAAAGAAGCTATGACTGCTGACAGAAACAGTACTGCTGAATACTTAAGCGCAAACTAA
- a CDS encoding glycoside hydrolase family 3 protein, which translates to MKMTAEALRHRIGQFFFPAVFINDTEENIQETERLIKEYNIGGLTFFHSRASAATNYESKKKVVFNDDSYEKIKALIVRYQKAASTPLLISIDAEWGLAMRIEKTPQYPYAITLGALPSAKADLVYEVGKQIGLDLKAAGIHYNLSPLADINNNPDNPVIGYRSFGENKEKVAQFAVEYLKGMSEVGILGCLKHFPGHGNTNVDSHLGLPVLKETPEELLENELYPFIKGIENNVDSIMIGHLAVPSLNDGKDTSATLSKAVIQDLLRDKLGYDGLVISDALNMHSVSKLYETKGQLEWEAFNAGNDILCFAENVPEGIEAIFKNASPDRIFESYERIRKAKEKAGLFSDENFASGELNFKKTSQLNLEIAQNAITEIIDNGILDLVFEAQKNNKLAKLSLYKNTENTFFKTLNSKLHSPEFAFESLESSNISSLKNELENFETIIISLFVPKAKPLNNFEVDNEIFELLSGLLQTKKCIVYVFGNPYVLPLIPNLKKAAGLIQGYQDFEEFQKTAGIQFLEKNSFNGNLPVNIEIQ; encoded by the coding sequence ATGAAAATGACAGCCGAAGCATTACGACATAGAATAGGACAATTTTTCTTTCCTGCCGTTTTTATCAACGATACCGAAGAAAATATCCAGGAAACAGAACGCCTTATTAAAGAATACAATATTGGCGGACTAACCTTTTTTCATAGTCGGGCAAGTGCTGCAACCAATTACGAAAGCAAGAAAAAAGTTGTTTTTAATGATGACAGTTACGAAAAAATCAAAGCACTGATTGTTCGTTATCAAAAAGCCGCTTCTACGCCGCTTTTAATCAGCATTGATGCCGAATGGGGGCTGGCAATGCGTATCGAAAAAACACCGCAATATCCGTATGCTATTACGCTTGGTGCTTTACCTTCAGCTAAAGCTGATTTGGTTTATGAAGTTGGAAAACAAATTGGTCTAGATTTAAAAGCAGCCGGAATTCATTATAATTTATCGCCTCTGGCAGACATTAACAACAACCCGGATAATCCTGTTATTGGGTATCGCTCTTTTGGTGAAAACAAAGAAAAAGTAGCCCAGTTTGCCGTTGAATATTTAAAAGGAATGTCAGAAGTTGGGATTTTAGGCTGTCTGAAACACTTTCCCGGACACGGAAATACTAATGTTGATTCGCATTTAGGATTACCTGTTTTAAAAGAAACTCCTGAAGAATTATTAGAAAACGAATTATATCCATTCATTAAAGGGATTGAAAATAATGTCGATTCGATTATGATTGGGCATTTGGCTGTTCCGAGTTTAAATGACGGGAAAGATACATCGGCCACTTTATCAAAAGCTGTTATTCAGGATCTTTTGCGTGACAAATTAGGTTATGATGGTTTAGTAATTTCTGATGCTCTTAATATGCACAGTGTTTCTAAATTATATGAAACCAAAGGACAATTGGAATGGGAAGCTTTCAATGCAGGAAACGATATATTGTGTTTCGCCGAGAATGTTCCGGAAGGAATTGAAGCTATCTTTAAAAATGCTTCACCGGACCGTATTTTTGAAAGTTATGAAAGAATCAGGAAAGCCAAAGAAAAGGCAGGATTATTTTCGGATGAAAACTTTGCTTCGGGTGAATTGAACTTTAAAAAAACATCTCAATTAAATCTTGAAATTGCCCAAAATGCGATTACCGAAATCATCGATAACGGAATTTTAGATTTAGTTTTTGAAGCTCAAAAAAACAACAAATTAGCAAAACTGAGTTTATACAAAAATACAGAAAACACCTTCTTTAAAACTTTAAATTCAAAATTACATTCGCCGGAATTTGCTTTTGAAAGTTTAGAATCCTCGAATATTTCTTCACTTAAAAATGAATTGGAGAACTTCGAAACCATAATTATTTCATTATTTGTTCCAAAAGCAAAACCATTGAATAATTTCGAAGTCGATAATGAAATCTTCGAATTACTTTCAGGTTTATTGCAGACTAAAAAATGTATTGTTTACGTTTTCGGAAATCCATACGTTTTACCGCTTATCCCGAATCTAAAAAAAGCTGCGGGATTAATTCAGGGATATCAGGATTTTGAAGAATTTCAAAAAACAGCAGGAATTCAATTTTTAGAGAAAAATTCTTTCAATGGCAATTTACCCGTAAATATTGAAATTCAATGA
- a CDS encoding diacylglycerol kinase: MEFQKDNTFVTGRLKSVTYAFKGALKLIKTEHSVMVQFSLGIVMTVAGFYFHISQTEWLCQTLAIGLVLSIEGLNTAVEKIADFIHPDYSRRIGFIKDIAAGAVFFAAMTAIAIGLIIYIPKFI; encoded by the coding sequence ATGGAGTTTCAAAAAGACAATACTTTTGTTACAGGCCGTTTAAAAAGTGTAACCTACGCTTTTAAAGGAGCCCTAAAATTAATTAAAACAGAACACAGTGTAATGGTGCAATTCTCTTTAGGGATTGTAATGACTGTTGCCGGGTTCTATTTTCATATTTCACAAACCGAATGGCTGTGCCAGACATTGGCCATTGGTTTGGTTTTAAGCATTGAAGGATTAAATACGGCAGTTGAAAAAATTGCCGATTTTATCCATCCGGATTACAGCAGACGAATCGGATTTATTAAAGATATTGCTGCAGGAGCGGTATTTTTTGCCGCAATGACAGCAATTGCAATAGGTCTAATTATTTATATTCCAAAATTTATATAG
- a CDS encoding DUF6952 family protein: protein MKLPVIKHLTQFIEENDQDYIIETIEVLEAMTEIPSLKDEELDVIGELISNMYGALEVQKLVAQGTDKKEALNTFMKRVLGSIDK from the coding sequence ATGAAATTACCAGTAATTAAGCATTTAACACAATTCATCGAAGAAAACGATCAGGATTACATCATCGAAACGATCGAAGTTCTTGAAGCCATGACCGAAATTCCTTCTCTTAAAGATGAAGAATTAGACGTAATTGGCGAATTGATCTCAAATATGTACGGTGCTCTTGAAGTACAAAAATTGGTAGCTCAGGGTACCGATAAAAAAGAAGCTTTAAATACGTTCATGAAACGTGTTTTAGGTTCAATCGACAAATAA
- a CDS encoding thioredoxin family protein yields the protein MLIDLNEDTLADLVAKNEKVVVQYSASWCGNCRIMKPKFKKLASENEALTFVLVDAENSPESRKLANVSNLPTFATFVNGQLVGETQTNKQEVLIDLVNAIA from the coding sequence ATGTTAATCGACTTAAACGAAGATACGTTAGCAGATTTAGTTGCTAAAAACGAAAAAGTAGTAGTACAATATTCAGCTTCATGGTGTGGAAACTGCCGTATTATGAAACCAAAATTCAAAAAATTAGCATCAGAAAATGAAGCTCTTACTTTTGTTTTGGTTGATGCTGAAAATTCTCCGGAATCAAGAAAATTAGCTAATGTAAGCAATCTGCCTACTTTTGCTACTTTCGTAAACGGACAATTGGTTGGCGAAACGCAGACTAACAAACAAGAAGTTCTAATCGACTTAGTAAACGCAATTGCTTAA